A genomic region of Runella rosea contains the following coding sequences:
- a CDS encoding CPBP family intramembrane glutamic endopeptidase, which yields MQINPFIHAARQGRNEFGVYVAVFILVFIANLLGSIPGAWAMVTWKDDPQALPVYLITSLMLLGFVASLVVLWLCVKHLHKRNPLTMITPTGVVNWPRVLRSAALWMVCSALVETATYLLFPDKYQFSLNLKDFLPSLVVAIVLLPLQTSFEELFFRGYLLQGIGSWNLWAGIIITSTVFGLAHSFNDEIEAVGSLGLAMVYYIGVGLFFALLGVIDKSLELPLGIHLANNLYAFLLVGYPSSSVPSSTVWMTTELNFPLMVTQWVVVMALYLLLAKKVVGLQLTAKPTS from the coding sequence ATGCAAATCAACCCCTTCATTCATGCCGCTCGGCAGGGGCGTAACGAATTTGGCGTGTACGTCGCTGTGTTTATCTTAGTATTTATCGCCAACCTCCTTGGCTCAATTCCGGGCGCTTGGGCCATGGTCACGTGGAAAGATGACCCTCAAGCATTACCCGTTTATCTTATTACATCCCTGATGCTATTGGGCTTTGTGGCCTCGCTCGTGGTGCTTTGGCTGTGTGTAAAACACCTTCACAAACGCAATCCACTTACCATGATTACACCTACTGGGGTTGTCAATTGGCCTCGCGTACTAAGGTCAGCAGCACTTTGGATGGTGTGCTCAGCGCTAGTAGAAACCGCTACGTACTTGCTGTTTCCTGACAAATACCAGTTTTCGCTCAATTTGAAGGATTTTTTACCCTCGTTGGTCGTGGCCATTGTCTTGCTTCCGCTTCAAACTTCTTTTGAAGAGCTTTTTTTCAGAGGGTATCTTTTGCAGGGAATTGGCTCGTGGAACCTTTGGGCGGGAATTATTATTACATCCACGGTTTTTGGGCTTGCCCACAGTTTCAACGACGAGATTGAGGCCGTAGGCTCGTTGGGCCTCGCGATGGTCTATTACATCGGCGTAGGTTTATTTTTTGCGTTATTGGGCGTCATCGACAAATCACTTGAACTGCCACTAGGCATTCACTTGGCCAACAATTTGTACGCTTTTTTGTTGGTAGGCTACCCGAGCAGCTCGGTGCCTAGCTCCACCGTTTGGATGACTACCGAGCTAAATTTTCCGCTCATGGTTACCCAATGGGTGGTGGTGATGGCACTTTATTTATTGCTCGCCAAAAAAGTCGTGGGGCTTCAGTTGACTGCCAAGCCTACCAGTTAA
- a CDS encoding SDR family oxidoreductase, translating into MNLTDKIVWITGASSGIGEALAHEFAKQGTKLVLSARRLDELERVKKSLNLPDTSVLTLPIDMLKSEEFGAKTQTVLQHFGRIDVLVPNAGISQREKFLDIAPTDFQKLMDTNFTSVVLLTREVLPHMVAQKSGGILVTSSVSGKIGTSFRTFYCASKHAIQGFFDSLRGEVWRDGIVITVACPGYIKTNISLNAIGKDGKPFGKMDQNQAKGIPADVCASKMVNALKAGKHEIIIAGFKETLGTYLKRFAPRLLWQLTKNYSIKAVEQ; encoded by the coding sequence ATGAACCTAACCGATAAAATAGTTTGGATAACGGGCGCATCGTCGGGTATTGGCGAAGCATTAGCCCATGAATTTGCCAAACAAGGCACAAAATTGGTGCTCTCTGCCCGCCGACTGGACGAATTGGAGCGCGTCAAAAAAAGCTTGAATCTTCCCGACACTTCCGTGTTGACGTTACCGATTGATATGCTCAAATCCGAAGAATTTGGAGCAAAAACACAAACTGTTCTTCAGCATTTCGGAAGAATAGATGTATTGGTCCCCAACGCTGGCATCAGCCAACGGGAAAAATTTCTGGACATTGCGCCCACCGATTTTCAAAAATTGATGGATACCAATTTCACCAGCGTTGTTCTCCTTACCCGCGAAGTACTTCCGCACATGGTTGCCCAAAAATCGGGGGGCATTTTGGTCACGAGCAGCGTGAGCGGCAAAATCGGCACCTCTTTCCGAACATTTTATTGCGCTTCCAAACACGCCATACAGGGTTTTTTTGATTCGTTGCGGGGAGAAGTTTGGCGCGATGGCATCGTGATAACGGTGGCTTGCCCTGGTTATATCAAAACCAATATTTCGCTCAATGCCATTGGTAAAGACGGGAAGCCGTTTGGTAAAATGGATCAAAATCAAGCCAAAGGAATTCCAGCAGATGTGTGCGCCAGCAAAATGGTCAATGCACTCAAAGCAGGAAAACACGAGATTATCATTGCGGGCTTTAAGGAAACGCTCGGCACTTATCTCAAGCGCTTTGCTCCCCGCCTGTTGTGGCAATTGACCAAAAATTACAGCATCAAAGCCGTTGAGCAATAA
- a CDS encoding glycosyltransferase, producing MKVVHLSTYHTFGGAAIAALRLHHALRGIGVESSVLVQQTEREEDGVQGFASGFIEKKLAFARFAAERAYFLFHEKDKSVRFHFSPLWAGTDVSTHPLVRNADVIHLHWINFGFLSLDSLEKLFALGKPVVWTMHDMSTFTGGCHYSRECDRFLTHCGFCPYLRKPSAMDLSSQVFEQKKKLFLNAPLTLVSPSRWLAELGTRAALTKHLISLAIPNPIDTSVFKPAASKPAIDLNPAKKWILFAGVNTQDPRKGFAYFKEATQLLKDRRADWGIVVFGKTDPDALSDMGLEVRSLGSLPAHEVVKVYQAVDVMVVPSLEDNYPNTVIEAMACGTPVVGFDSGGISEQIEHQKTGYVAQLYSSEDLANGIRFVLEEADYEQLITNNLRVIRQRNSFGVVANSYLSLYQKLTEMPR from the coding sequence TTGAAAGTCGTTCATCTGAGTACCTATCATACTTTTGGAGGAGCCGCGATTGCGGCGCTTCGTCTACACCATGCCTTGCGCGGGATTGGCGTGGAATCGTCGGTATTGGTTCAACAAACAGAACGCGAGGAAGATGGTGTGCAGGGGTTTGCGTCTGGTTTTATTGAAAAGAAATTGGCCTTTGCACGTTTTGCGGCGGAGCGTGCCTATTTTTTGTTTCATGAAAAAGACAAAAGCGTTCGCTTTCATTTTTCGCCGTTGTGGGCCGGCACCGACGTATCTACCCATCCGCTTGTGCGCAACGCTGATGTGATTCATTTGCATTGGATTAATTTCGGGTTTTTGTCATTGGATTCATTAGAAAAACTGTTTGCGCTCGGCAAGCCTGTGGTCTGGACAATGCACGATATGTCGACCTTTACGGGTGGTTGTCATTACAGTCGTGAATGCGACCGTTTTCTTACGCATTGCGGATTTTGTCCCTATTTGCGAAAGCCCAGTGCCATGGATTTGTCATCTCAGGTGTTTGAGCAAAAGAAAAAGCTATTTTTAAATGCTCCGCTGACGCTCGTTTCGCCCAGCCGATGGCTGGCAGAATTGGGCACGCGTGCCGCGCTGACCAAACACTTGATTTCGCTCGCTATTCCCAATCCCATTGATACGTCGGTGTTCAAACCTGCTGCCTCCAAACCAGCCATCGATCTAAATCCCGCCAAAAAATGGATTCTTTTTGCGGGTGTTAATACCCAAGATCCACGCAAGGGTTTTGCCTACTTCAAAGAAGCAACTCAGTTATTAAAAGACCGACGTGCCGACTGGGGCATTGTCGTTTTTGGCAAAACCGATCCGGATGCGCTCTCGGATATGGGGCTGGAAGTAAGATCATTGGGAAGCTTGCCCGCGCATGAAGTAGTCAAGGTGTATCAGGCGGTCGATGTGATGGTAGTTCCTTCGTTGGAAGATAATTACCCCAACACCGTCATCGAAGCTATGGCCTGCGGTACGCCCGTGGTGGGTTTTGATTCGGGAGGAATTTCCGAACAAATCGAGCATCAAAAAACGGGCTATGTGGCCCAATTGTATTCTTCCGAAGACTTAGCCAATGGGATACGATTTGTATTGGAGGAGGCTGATTACGAGCAGTTAATAACAAATAATCTGCGGGTTATCAGACAGCGGAATAGTTTTGGAGTAGTGGCAAATTCGTACTTATCTCTTTATCAAAAGCTAACAGAAATGCCTAGATAG
- a CDS encoding glycosyltransferase family 4 protein, which yields MRICFVMPALPHYFKLLLNKLVIATDYEILMVKPAQKGKATGAAVKEETDNALFRILELEEYKTWYGKAFYRNLLPALEEFRPDIVVFTTWPYFLYLTLNPLFYRKLRKLGTKLIARDIPFNYAIWGHVKEFYFSDKFLNENFSSAKKTWKGFVLFWIASLIRRINLPLADAHINYIDEAREIIGSYGVPDNKIFVISNSPDTDELLAAFETVKNRPAILPPNPHRLIHVGRLVKWKRVDLIINAVQQLRPSYPNIELVVVGFGPELEPLKAQAQKMGLLQSVRFVGGVYNAVDLGQYLSESAVYVLGGMGGLSINDAMCFAKPIVCSVADGTEKRLVREDYNGYYFENGNEADLVRVLDRLLTDPEKVKTFGKRSFGIITDEINIHTAIEGYKKVFDFVANKNFPIGQTLTK from the coding sequence ATGCGTATTTGTTTTGTAATGCCTGCGTTGCCTCACTATTTCAAACTTCTATTGAATAAGTTAGTCATCGCCACCGATTATGAAATCTTAATGGTAAAACCTGCCCAGAAAGGAAAAGCTACGGGCGCAGCGGTAAAAGAAGAAACAGACAACGCGCTTTTTCGCATCCTTGAATTGGAAGAATATAAGACATGGTATGGTAAAGCTTTTTACCGGAATTTATTGCCAGCTCTAGAGGAGTTTCGTCCAGATATTGTTGTGTTTACAACTTGGCCCTATTTTCTTTACCTTACACTCAATCCGCTGTTTTATAGAAAATTACGAAAGTTAGGTACAAAGCTCATTGCCCGTGATATCCCTTTCAATTACGCTATTTGGGGGCATGTCAAAGAGTTTTATTTTTCAGATAAGTTCTTAAATGAAAACTTCAGTAGTGCAAAAAAAACGTGGAAAGGGTTCGTTTTGTTTTGGATAGCCTCCTTGATACGGAGAATCAATTTGCCGCTAGCCGACGCGCACATAAACTACATAGATGAAGCCCGTGAAATCATCGGGAGCTATGGCGTACCCGACAACAAAATTTTTGTCATTTCTAATTCCCCCGACACGGACGAGCTTTTGGCGGCTTTTGAAACGGTCAAAAATCGTCCTGCCATCCTGCCTCCTAATCCACATCGTTTGATTCACGTAGGGCGTTTGGTCAAGTGGAAACGTGTTGATTTGATCATTAATGCTGTTCAGCAACTCCGTCCCTCTTATCCTAATATTGAACTTGTGGTGGTGGGTTTTGGGCCAGAATTAGAGCCTCTTAAAGCACAGGCCCAAAAAATGGGACTGCTTCAATCTGTGCGTTTTGTGGGCGGGGTGTATAATGCGGTTGATTTAGGTCAATACCTCTCCGAATCAGCAGTCTATGTATTGGGAGGAATGGGCGGACTTTCTATTAATGACGCAATGTGTTTTGCAAAGCCTATTGTATGCTCGGTTGCCGACGGCACAGAGAAGCGTCTGGTCAGAGAAGATTACAATGGGTATTATTTTGAAAACGGCAACGAGGCTGATTTGGTGAGGGTGCTGGATAGATTATTGACTGATCCTGAAAAGGTCAAAACGTTTGGGAAACGCTCTTTTGGCATTATTACGGATGAAATAAATATTCATACTGCCATCGAAGGGTATAAAAAAGTATTTGATTTTGTAGCGAATAAAAATTTTCCTATCGGTCAGACCTTGACAAAATAA
- a CDS encoding dihydrofolate reductase codes for MLISLIVAAAQNGVIGRDNQLIWHLPDDLKQFKRLTTGHPIIMGRKTFDSIGKPLPNRTSIVITRNQDWQFEGVIVVNSVNEAIEAARQTATTEAFVIGGAEVYKMALPVADKIYLTEVKAEFEGDAYFSLPNKEDWQEVSRVIHATDEKHTIAFDFVELIRQG; via the coding sequence ATGCTTATTTCTCTTATCGTAGCAGCGGCCCAAAATGGCGTTATCGGGCGTGATAATCAGCTTATCTGGCATTTGCCCGATGATTTGAAACAATTCAAACGACTCACCACTGGTCACCCCATCATCATGGGGCGTAAAACATTTGACTCCATCGGAAAGCCCTTACCCAACCGAACATCTATCGTCATTACGCGAAATCAAGATTGGCAATTTGAAGGCGTAATTGTTGTCAATTCAGTCAACGAAGCCATTGAAGCCGCGCGCCAAACGGCCACCACCGAAGCCTTCGTCATCGGCGGGGCAGAAGTATACAAAATGGCATTGCCTGTAGCCGACAAAATCTATCTGACGGAAGTAAAAGCGGAGTTTGAAGGAGATGCCTATTTCTCTCTTCCCAATAAAGAAGATTGGCAGGAAGTCAGCAGGGTAATTCATGCAACCGACGAAAAACACACCATCGCCTTTGATTTTGTTGAGTTGATACGCCAAGGCTGA
- a CDS encoding M20 family peptidase gives MKNALRVIAIGLVLLIGVLLFNTFRISSKQMAGIAPAPALTISDSALTHLSDAVKIRTVSYEDLSLIDSTQFEKFIGFIEQAYPLTHARLKRERINSYALLFEWKGKNPTLKPALLMGHYDVVPVVQGTEKMWKHQPFAGEIVDGFIYGRGTLDDKVTVIGVLEAIEYLLKQNYQPERSFYLAFGHDEEVSGRYGARQIAALLETRKVQLEYVMDEGGTIKTDGVSGITTPIALIGIAEKGYTTLQLTSVGDGGHSSMPPPQTSIGMMAEAIDKLQKNPFPARLEGAASYLQDYLAPEMPFGTKLAMANRWLLKPVIVNMLTKTNAGNAMVRTSIAPTVIHAGVKDNVLPVEVIAKINFRILPGDSVKGVAEYVKKTIGNERITIETLKQFDSEPSPVSDTATLGFRALHRTIKSCFPDVIVAPYLVVGATDARFYRNVCSNIYRFMPVRMNEEDLKRPHGTNERISVTDFKNVVKFYVELVKGS, from the coding sequence ATGAAAAACGCACTCCGAGTGATTGCCATTGGCCTTGTTTTACTGATTGGCGTGTTGTTATTCAACACCTTCCGTATTTCATCTAAACAAATGGCTGGCATTGCTCCCGCACCAGCACTGACCATCAGCGATTCCGCCCTGACGCACTTATCCGATGCCGTTAAAATTCGTACCGTTTCGTACGAAGATTTGTCGCTGATAGATAGTACGCAGTTTGAAAAATTCATTGGTTTTATAGAGCAGGCCTATCCCCTCACCCACGCGCGCCTCAAACGCGAACGAATCAACAGTTACGCTTTATTGTTTGAGTGGAAAGGAAAGAATCCTACCCTTAAACCCGCCCTGCTGATGGGCCACTACGATGTAGTTCCCGTAGTACAAGGCACCGAAAAAATGTGGAAACACCAACCCTTTGCGGGAGAAATTGTCGATGGTTTTATATACGGTCGCGGTACGTTGGACGACAAAGTAACAGTCATCGGGGTTTTGGAGGCAATCGAATATTTATTAAAACAAAACTACCAACCCGAGCGCTCCTTTTACTTGGCCTTCGGCCACGACGAAGAGGTTTCGGGGCGCTATGGGGCGCGTCAAATAGCGGCCCTACTCGAAACCAGAAAGGTACAGTTAGAATACGTTATGGATGAAGGCGGAACCATCAAAACCGATGGTGTTTCGGGCATTACCACTCCTATTGCGCTCATTGGCATCGCCGAAAAAGGCTACACGACCCTCCAATTAACCTCGGTAGGCGATGGGGGCCATTCGTCCATGCCACCGCCCCAAACCAGCATCGGTATGATGGCCGAAGCGATTGACAAACTTCAGAAAAATCCATTTCCTGCACGTTTAGAAGGCGCGGCCAGTTATTTACAGGATTACCTCGCCCCCGAAATGCCCTTCGGCACCAAACTAGCCATGGCAAACCGTTGGCTACTCAAGCCCGTGATTGTCAATATGCTTACTAAAACCAACGCTGGCAACGCCATGGTCCGTACCAGTATTGCCCCAACCGTAATTCACGCAGGTGTAAAAGACAACGTACTTCCTGTAGAGGTCATTGCCAAAATAAACTTCCGAATTCTGCCAGGTGACTCTGTAAAAGGTGTAGCCGAATATGTCAAAAAAACCATTGGTAACGAGCGCATTACAATTGAAACGCTCAAACAGTTTGACTCTGAACCCTCCCCCGTTTCTGATACCGCTACCCTTGGATTTCGGGCGTTGCACCGAACCATCAAAAGTTGTTTTCCAGATGTGATTGTAGCTCCCTATCTGGTGGTAGGTGCTACGGATGCGCGTTTTTACCGCAACGTGTGCTCAAACATCTACCGTTTTATGCCCGTTCGCATGAACGAAGAAGACCTTAAACGTCCGCACGGCACCAACGAGCGCATCAGTGTAACTGATTTCAAAAATGTAGTAAAGTTTTATGTTGAATTGGTAAAAGGGAGTTAA
- a CDS encoding RNA polymerase sigma factor has translation MISKSLPSFDEAFAWDCFRGGDKKAFAEIYERFVKVLYNYAYKLTHDPQISQDAVQELFVEIWDTRERLSATTSIRFYLYRALRRKIHRSYQTEWRTDLNSLQDHEIPDTLLWPSIEEMTITEETFDANVKWLKSQLEQLSAREYEALQLRFYDGLEYDQIAEILQINDQSARNLITRAIQRLRRNLPDSLLHVLLYYVFQFSVK, from the coding sequence ATGATTTCAAAATCGTTGCCAAGTTTTGATGAAGCCTTCGCTTGGGATTGCTTTAGAGGAGGAGACAAAAAGGCCTTTGCCGAAATCTACGAACGGTTTGTGAAAGTACTTTATAACTATGCCTACAAACTGACCCACGACCCGCAAATCTCTCAAGATGCAGTGCAAGAGCTTTTTGTGGAAATATGGGACACGCGCGAGCGGTTGAGTGCCACCACTTCGATTCGATTTTATCTGTATCGGGCGCTGCGGCGCAAGATTCATCGGTCTTACCAAACCGAGTGGCGTACCGATCTGAATTCTTTGCAGGACCATGAGATTCCTGATACGCTACTGTGGCCTTCTATCGAAGAAATGACTATTACGGAAGAGACGTTTGATGCCAATGTAAAGTGGTTAAAATCTCAGCTTGAACAGCTCTCGGCCCGGGAATACGAAGCACTCCAACTACGCTTTTATGATGGGTTGGAATATGATCAAATCGCGGAAATACTGCAAATCAACGACCAATCGGCCCGAAATTTAATCACCCGGGCCATTCAGCGTTTGCGCCGAAACCTCCCCGATTCATTGCTTCACGTGCTGCTGTATTACGTTTTCCAATTTTCTGTTAAATAA
- a CDS encoding FecR family protein — protein MKPLSEFSARDFAEHPDFRNWVQAPTPESDTFWENYRQTYPHQQPHILRAQALVKAIAESPQFFPSDSQLSEMWQFVEAHTSEKTPTPVVRSLRGWWAAAAAVILVMAAGWIWWQQRQQPISYDTIVATATKQLEERINTQNQIQHLRLPDGSSVQLAPKSRLSFAKKFENLREVYLDGEAYFEVKRDPEHPFLVYAAETVTQVVGTSFTVQAFVGKPNVNVSVREGKVAVSSRKNLSNDLKNTVLLAANQQATFVRNGEILVKSLVENPAKITTNQQELVYTDRSAVNVLRDLEQQYGVELVYDEEVLKKCFVTISFSDEVFYERLRLLCRTIGAEYETIEAQIVIKSNGCQ, from the coding sequence ATGAAGCCCCTTTCCGAATTTTCTGCGCGTGATTTTGCCGAACATCCGGACTTCAGAAATTGGGTACAAGCCCCAACGCCGGAGTCGGATACTTTTTGGGAAAATTATCGCCAGACTTATCCACACCAACAACCCCATATACTGAGGGCCCAAGCTTTGGTTAAAGCCATCGCCGAAAGCCCTCAGTTTTTTCCTTCCGATTCCCAACTTTCCGAGATGTGGCAGTTTGTAGAAGCTCACACATCGGAGAAAACTCCCACACCAGTCGTTCGTTCATTGAGAGGATGGTGGGCTGCCGCCGCAGCCGTCATTTTGGTCATGGCCGCGGGATGGATTTGGTGGCAGCAACGTCAACAGCCTATTTCGTACGATACCATCGTTGCCACCGCAACCAAGCAATTAGAAGAACGAATCAACACCCAAAATCAGATCCAACACCTTCGCCTTCCCGACGGAAGTTCGGTACAGTTGGCACCCAAAAGTCGTCTGAGTTTTGCGAAAAAATTCGAAAACCTACGCGAAGTATACCTAGATGGAGAAGCTTACTTTGAAGTAAAACGTGACCCCGAACATCCTTTTCTGGTATACGCCGCCGAAACTGTGACCCAAGTAGTAGGTACGAGTTTTACCGTGCAGGCCTTTGTGGGGAAACCCAACGTAAACGTGTCGGTCCGGGAAGGCAAGGTAGCGGTCTCGTCGCGAAAAAATCTATCTAACGACCTTAAAAACACGGTTTTACTTGCAGCCAACCAACAGGCAACGTTTGTCAGAAACGGGGAAATTTTGGTAAAATCGCTGGTAGAAAACCCCGCTAAAATCACCACCAATCAGCAAGAATTGGTTTACACTGACCGTTCAGCGGTGAATGTATTGCGTGACTTAGAGCAACAATACGGGGTAGAATTGGTATACGATGAAGAAGTGTTGAAAAAATGCTTTGTTACAATAAGTTTTTCTGACGAAGTATTTTATGAGCGTCTGCGTTTACTCTGCCGTACCATCGGTGCCGAGTACGAAACCATTGAGGCCCAGATTGTCATTAAATCCAACGGATGCCAATAA